The Cystobacter fuscus DSM 2262 genome includes a region encoding these proteins:
- a CDS encoding helix-turn-helix domain-containing protein has product MTAQHSSDVLDAPRALEPVAVTGAALLQVQRLAQLVDRGLRDEGERPRFSLIGPTHESALIPTDVLMLLKQLLATLASEEAVTVMPVHKELTTQEAANLLNVSRQYLVQLLDEGKIPFHRTGTHRRLYSKDVLEFRARRKKERRAQLDAMSEETQEAGGYPELE; this is encoded by the coding sequence ATGACCGCACAACACTCTTCTGACGTCCTGGATGCTCCGCGGGCTTTGGAACCTGTTGCCGTAACCGGGGCTGCTTTGCTTCAAGTTCAGCGGCTCGCGCAACTTGTCGACCGAGGGCTCCGCGACGAAGGGGAGCGGCCTCGATTCAGTTTGATCGGGCCCACTCATGAGTCCGCGCTGATTCCCACGGATGTCCTCATGCTCTTGAAGCAGCTCTTGGCCACCTTGGCTTCTGAAGAAGCCGTCACGGTCATGCCCGTGCACAAGGAGCTCACCACTCAAGAGGCCGCGAATCTGCTCAACGTGTCACGGCAGTATCTGGTTCAGTTGCTCGATGAGGGGAAGATCCCCTTCCATCGCACGGGCACGCACCGGCGGCTCTACAGCAAGGACGTCCTGGAGTTCCGGGCACGGCGGAAGAAAGAACGGCGCGCACAACTCGATGCGATGAGCGAGGAGACGCAAGAAGCGGGTGGGTATCCCGAGTTGGAATGA
- a CDS encoding PIN domain-containing protein, giving the protein MLIPFSVRDTLLRASNEGLIQIYWSEEILKEVRRNLVLALGMSEEKAARLITTMQAAFPEAMVTGH; this is encoded by the coding sequence GTGCTCATCCCGTTCAGCGTCCGTGACACGCTGTTGCGTGCCTCCAACGAGGGGCTCATCCAGATCTACTGGTCGGAGGAGATTCTGAAAGAGGTTCGACGCAACCTCGTTCTGGCTCTCGGCATGTCGGAAGAGAAGGCCGCCAGGCTCATCACGACGATGCAGGCGGCATTTCCCGAAGCCATGGTCACCGGGCATTGA